From one Lycium ferocissimum isolate CSIRO_LF1 chromosome 7, AGI_CSIRO_Lferr_CH_V1, whole genome shotgun sequence genomic stretch:
- the LOC132065618 gene encoding F-box/FBD/LRR-repeat protein At1g13570-like, producing the protein MPPKGRNCRRSLPPDFLSNLPDNVIDLILICLPCKDAVRTSILSRKWRYNWCRRTELMLDASPWISQMDPTIKFTNTINQIMTLHEGPVTKFTLDVGSLKSCPNIDNFINFLFRNGIQHLVLRLPSVQWGKIYKVPSSLFTCLQLRHLSLHHCLIHPPSVLQGFHKLISLELFEISISSELLGTLISLCPLLEQLALEILEILNIIEINAPMLRSFDFKGCISSICLKNVPCLAKISLIGEDSYEDMENFDLAEFFESCYALEHLLFDFFKSQLLDDALDEAPTRLPFDLNHVKHFHVPRIELVESYGLSCALCLIRSFPYLEYLEVGVYLEEDNGIVESLELEWFSNVTFNHLKEVKLERFTGTMPELQLIELFLAKSPVLVRVLIDTWLLDGEDPDIMLNASTELSNYYRASPKAELVYLK; encoded by the exons ATGCCTCCTAAGGGTAGAAATTGTCGTCGAAGTTTACCTCCTGACTTCCTTAGCAACCTTCCTGATAATGTAATCGACCTCATTTTGATTTGTTTGCCTTGTAAAGATGCCGTGAGAACAAGCATCTTATCGAGGAAATGGAGGTATAATTGGTGTAGACGTACAGAGTTGATGCTTGATGCATCTCCATGGATATCACAGATGGACCCTACAATCAAATTTACAAATACTATCAACCAGATTATGACGCTTCACGAAGGACCTGTTACTAAGTTTACCCTCGACGTTGGTTCTCTCAAAAGTTGTCCTAATATTGACAACTTCATAAATTTTCTCTTTAGGAATGGCATTCAACATCTTGTTCTTCGACTTCCATCAGTTCAATGGGGTAAAATATACAAAGTGCCTTCTTCACTTTTCACATGTTTGCAGTTGAGGCATCTATCTCTTCATCATTGCTTAATACATCCTCCGTCAGTCCTTCAAGGGTTTCACAAGTTAATCAGCCTGGAACtatttgaaatctcaatttcTTCTGAATTGCTTGGAACTTTGATATCTCTTTGCCCGTTGCTTGAGCAGTTGGCGCTGGAAATCTtagaaattttaaatataattgaaATTAATGCGCCTATGCTGAGATCCTTTGATTTCAAAGGCTGCATAAGTTCTATCTGTCTAAAGAATGTCCCCTGTTTGGCAAAAATATCTCTGATAGGTGAGGATTCTTATGAGGACATGGAGAATTTCGATTTGGCAGAGTTTTTCGAGTCTTGTTATGCTCTTGAGCACCTCCTCTTCGACTTCTTTAAAAGTCAG CTCCTTGATGATGCTCTAGATGAAGCACCAACAAGGCTTCCCTTTGATCTTAACCATGTCAAACATTTTCACGTGCCAAGAATTGAGCTGGTGGAATCATATGGGTTGTCATGTGCTCTTTGCTTGATAAGAAGCTTTCCATATTTAGAATATCTTGAAGTTGGG GTTTACCTTGAAGAAGATAATGGTATTGTAGAATCCCTGGAACTTGAATGGTTCTCCAATGTGACATTTAATCATCTCAAGGAAGTTAAGCTAGAACGCTTTACAGGAACAATGCCTGAGCTGCAGCTTATCGAGCTTTTCTTAGCTAAGTCCCCGGTGTTGGTGAGAGTGCTAATTGATACATGGCTTCTAGATGGTGAGGATCCTGACATAATGTTAAATGCATCAACAGAGCTATCAAACTATTATCGTGCATCACCTAAAGCAGAATTAGTCTACCTTAAGTAG
- the LOC132065619 gene encoding 65-kDa microtubule-associated protein 3-like, which produces MSAPQNDPLQQTETTCGLLLHELQIIWDEVGECDTERDRMLFEIERECLEVYRRKVDQANKSRAQLRQTIADSEAELAAICSAMGERPVRIKQSDQSQGGLKAELRAVLPELEEMRKRKSDRKNQFIEVMKQIQKIKNEIYRFTSTSLVVDESDLSLRKLEELHTELHALQQEKSERLKQVLDYLGSLNSLCSVLGMDFKHTINEIDPSLGESEESKNICNDAIQNLAAAIQRLQEVKLQRMQRLQDLTMSMLELWNLMDTPIEEQQIFQNVTCKIAAKEHEITEPNILSLEFITYVEEEVSRLEELKASKMKELVLKKKSELEEIYRKTHMVADSDSAMSIAIESGAVNAADAVLEQIELQIAQVKEEAFSRKDILDKVEKWIAACEEECWLEEYNRDENRYNAGRGTHLTLKRAEKARALVNKLPAMVEGLASKTKAWENERGTTFTYDGIPLLSMLEEYTILREEKELERKRQRDQKKLQGQLMAEQEARYGSKPSPMKNQSAKKGPKLSCGGAPSNRRLSLGGTMQQTCKTELPHSTKTTPNTRQAKKSEHFHQLDQYDGFAALSAGRRGGLGIDELLSKKQSISALNGPELETATMRKPFSPISSKDSSLYNATTILGDVNRKHNETVMKTPLSNHTTPFSTPVKTISTYEEENRTPAKPMPIPLPCTPSTVSVPMQTTTPGSAVVTPYNSKLVEKIHMEEIEYSFEERRLAFYLQRTHL; this is translated from the exons ATGTCAGCTCCTCAAAATGATCCACTTCAGCAAACGGAAACAACATGTGGATTACTGCTACATGAACTACAg aTAATATGGGATGAAGTTGGGGAATGTGATACTGAAAGGGACAGAATGCTATTTGAGATTGAACGAGAATGTCTGGAAGTGTATAGGCGTAAAGTGGACCAAGCGAACAAGAGCAGAGCTCAACTAAGGCAGACAATTGCTGATTCTGAAGCGGAGCTTGCAGCTATCTGTTCTGCAATGGGGGAGCGACCAGTGCGTATTAAACAG TCTGACCAGAGCCAAGGAGGTTTGAAGGCGGAACTTAGAGCGGTTCTTCCAGAACTGGAGGAGATGCGGAAGAGGAAATCTGACagaaaaaatcaattcattGAAGTTATGAAGCAGATACAAaagattaaaaatgaaatttatagGTTTACTTCTACAAGCTTGGTAGTGGATGAAAGTGATTTATCATTACGAAAGCTCGAAGAATTGCATACAGAACTGCATGCACTTCAACAAGAAAAG AGCGAACGCTTGAAACAGGTTCTGGATTACCTTGGTTCTTTGAATTCACTATGCTCGGTTCTTGGCATGGATTTCAAACATACTATCAATGAGATTGATCCCAGTCTTGGGGAATCAGAAGAAAGTAAGAACATTTGTAACGATGCCATCCAAAATTTAGCAGCTGCAATACAAAGACTACAAGAAGTTAAGTTACAAAGGATGCAGCGG CTACAAGATCTTACTATGTCCATGCTGGAACTATGGAATTTGATGGATACGCCTATTGAAGAGCAACAGATATTTCAGAATGTCACTTGTAAGATAGCTGCCAAAGAACATGAGATAACAGAGCCTAACATTTTGTCGCTGGAATTCATTACTTAT GTTGAGGAAGAAGTGTCCCGTTTGGAAGAATTGAAAGCAAGCAAAATGAAGGAGCTTGTTCTGAAGAAGAAGTCAGAACTAGAGGAGATCTACAGAAAAACACATATGGTTGCTGATTCAGACAGTGCAATGAGTATAGCTATTGAATCTG GAGCTGTCAATGCTGCTGATGCTGTCCTTGAGCAAATTGAGCTCCAAATAGCTCAAGTCAAAGAGGAAGCTTTTAGCAGGAAAGACATTCTAGACAAAGTCGAGAAATGGATCGCTGCATGTGAGGAGGAGTGCTGGCTTGAGGAGTATAACAGG GATGAAAACCGCTACAATGCTGGACGAGGCACCCACCTAACTCTAAAGCGTGCTGAGAAAGCTCGTGCTTTGGTTAATAAGCTTCCAG CAATGGTGGAAGGATTGGCATCAAAAACAAAAGCTTGGGAAAATGAGAGAGGAACCACATTCACTTATGATGGT ATTCCTCTTCTCTCTATGCTAGAAGAGTATACCATCTTGAGGGAAGAAAAGGAGCTAGAACGTAAGAGGCAGAGG GACCAGAAGAAACTTCAGGGACAGTTAATGGCAGAACAAGAGGCTCGTTATGGCTCAAAACCCAGTCCTATGAAAAACCAAAGTGCCAAAAAAGGTCCTAAATTGTCATGTGGTGGTGCTCCGAGCAATAGAAGGCTTTCACTTGGAGGAACAATGCAGCAAACTTGTAAAACAGAACTCCCTCATTCCACTAAAACTACCCCCAACACACGTCAAGCAAAGAAGTCTGAGCACTTTCATCAACTTGACCAATATGATGGATTTGCAGCTTTATCAGCCG GGAGGAGAGGAGGTTTGGGTATCGATGAACTTCTTTCGAAAAAGCAATCCATCAGTGCACTAAATGGTCCAGAATTAGAGACAGCAACAATGCGGAAGCCTTTCTCACCCATCTCTTCCAAAGATTCTTCCCTATACAATGCAACAACTATTTTGGGAGATGTGAACAGAAAACATAATGAGACGGTGATGAAAACCCCGCTAAGTAACCATACTACACCATTCTCCACTCCTGTAAAGACTATTTCTACTTATGAAGAAGAGAACAGAACTCCTGCTAAACCAATGCCAATTCCACTACCTTGTACCCCATCAACCGTGTCTGTTCCAATGCAGACGACAACACCAGGATCTGCTGTTGTTACACCTTACAATTCGAAGCTCGTTGAAAAGATTCATATGGAGGAGATAGAGTATTCCTTTGAGGAGAGGAGGCTTGCATTTTACCTTCAGAGAACACATTTGTAG
- the LOC132065620 gene encoding cysteine and histidine-rich domain-containing protein RAR1, with amino-acid sequence MDLNTFAHELCLPSKHLLTSLFFFCTDRTGHECTYWLLWHQGPLFHDGMKQWSCCKKKSHDFSLFLEIPGCKTGKHTTEKPVIAAKPSATRNTAIPAPTPMTNASPKEACPRCRQGFFCSDHGSQPKEAIPKASNSVTSVPAESNTDVKQVHPAPVKKKVGINEPQICKNKGCGKTFTEKENHDTACSYHPGPAIFHDRMRGWKCCDIHVKEFDEFMSIVPCTKGWHNADPVS; translated from the exons ATGGACTTGAACACTTTCGCTCATGAATTATGCTTGCCTTCTAAGCATCTGTTGACaagtttgtttttcttttgcacGGACCGCACTGGACATGAATGCACTTATTGGCTCCTTTGGCATCAGGGT CCTTTATTTCATGATGGAATGAAGCAGTGGAGTTGTTGCAAGAAAAAGAGTCATGATTTCAGTTTATTTCTCGAAATTCCTGG TTGTAAGACAGGAAAGCACACGACAGAAAAACCAGTCATAGCAGCAAAGCCATCTGCTACCCGAAATACAGCAATTCCTGCTCCAACTCCTATGACCAATGCATCACCGAAAGAAGCTTGTCCTAGATGCCGCCAGGGATTCTTTTGCTCTGATCACG GTTCACAACCCAAAGAAGCAATTCCAAAAGCATCAAATTCAGTAACATCTGTACCTGCTGAGAGCAATACAGATGTAAAGCAAGTCCATCCGGCTCCAGTGAAGAAGAAAGTTGGTATAAACGAGCCCCAAATCTGTAAAAACAAGGGCTGTGGTAAGACATTTACAGAAAAGGAAAATCATGACACTGCTTGTAGTTACCATCCTGGACCTGCAATCTTCCATGACCGGATGAGAGGA TGGAAATGCTGTGATATTCATGTCAAAGAATTTGACGAGTTCATGAGCATAGTGCCATGCACCAAAGGATGGCACAACGCCGACCCAGTGTCCTAA